One genomic region from Henningerozyma blattae CBS 6284 chromosome 2, complete genome encodes:
- the CRM1 gene encoding exportin CRM1 (similar to Saccharomyces cerevisiae CRM1 (YGR218W); ancestral locus Anc_5.111): MEGILDFSKDLDINLLDSVVDTLYKGSGQQQKQAQDVLTKFQDHPDAWQRADKILQLSNNPQTKFIGLSIMDKLITTKWKLLPADQRIGIRNFIVGMIISMCQDNTLFRSQKNLINKSDLTLVQILKQEWPQNWPNFIPELISSSTSSPNVCENNMIILKLLSEEVFNFSDEQLTQAKAQHLKTSMSKEFEQIFKLCYQVLEQGSSVPLVVSALESLLRYLYWIPPIYVYETNLIELLSNKFLISSDTRAITLKCLTEISSLNLVINNNSNESLEMKSKTIMLFQNTINQISSNVFPVSTDLKSTYKTANGNDQSFLQDFAMFLTTYLSNHRSLLETDESLRDLLLQSHQFLIQLSKIEERELFKTTLDYWNNLVSNLFLEIEQLPQNQMNPLMQLSMGAQPLSSKGGAPNPEFLKKFPLKKHIYDGVCSQLRWVIIENMVRPEEVLIVENDEGEIVREFVKESDTIQLYKSEREVLVYLTHLDVIDTEEIMINKLSRQLDGSEWSWHNINTLCWAIGSISGTMAEDTEKRFVVTVIKDLLALTDKKRGKDNKAVVASNIMYVVGQYPRFLRAHWNFLKTVVIKLFEFMHETHEGVQDMACDTFIKIVQKCKYHFVIQQQRESEPFIQDIIRNIQETTADLQPQQVHTFYRACGLIVSEERQQAERDRLLSDLMQLPNMAWDAIVQQSNENPALLLDPETVKIIANVIKTNVAVCTSMGPDFYSQLGHIYYNMLGLYTAVSSMISDQVSKEGIIATKTPKVRGLRTIKKEILKLVETYIAKAKNLDDVVKVLVEPLLNAVLEDYMNNTPDARDAEVLNCMTTVVNKVGPMIPQGVILILQSVFDCTLNMINKDFTEYPEHRVEFYKLLRAINEKSFNALLQLPPAAFKLFVDAICWAFKHINRDVEVNGLQIAIDLVDNIDKLSVTRPDFASGFYENYFFIFISETFFVLTDPDHKSGFSKQSLLLMKLIALVEENKITVPLYKQGDAPQGTSNQVYLNEFLGNMLSNAFPHLTRDQLVSFLSVLTKQFKDYNSFRATLRDFFVQIKEVGGDPTDYLFTEDRENALQEKNKLDKERAAKIGGLLKPSEMDD, from the coding sequence ATGGAAGGCATTTTAGATTTCTCAAAAGATTTGGATATCAATCTATTAGATTCCGTAGTGGATACTCTATATAAAGGTTCTGGCCAACAACAGAAACAAGCTCAAGATGTATTAACGAAATTCCAAGATCATCCAGATGCTTGGCAACGTGCAGATAAAATCTTACAATTGTCAAATAATCCACAAACGAAATTCATTGGGTTATCAATCATGGATAAATTGATCACTACTAAATGGAAATTATTACCTGCTGATCAAAGAATTGGTATTAGAAATTTCATTGTCGGTATGATCATTTCCATGTGTCAAGATAACACCCTTTTCAGATCCCAAAAGaatttgattaataaatctGATTTGACTTTGGTGCAAATCTTAAAACAAGAATGGCCACAGAATTGGCCAAATTTCATTCCTGAATTAATTAGTAGTTCCACTTCATCTCCTAATGTTtgtgaaaataatatgattatattgaaattattatcagaagaagtttttaatttttcagatGAACAATTGACTCAGGCAAAAGCTCAACATTTAAAAACATCAATGTCCAAAGAATTTGAacaaatctttaaattatgTTATCAAGTTCTAGAGCAAGGCTCTTCTGTACCTTTAGTGGTATCTGCCTTGGAATCTTTACTGAGATATTTATATTGGATCCCACCTATTTATGTTTATGAAACAAAtctaattgaattattaagtaataaatttttaatatcaagTGATACAAGAGCCATTACATTAAAATGTTTAACAGAAATTTCTAGTTTGAACTTagtaattaataataattccaatGAAAGTTTAGAAATGAAATCTAAAACTATAAtgttatttcaaaatactATCAATCAAATCTCTTCAAATGTGTTCCCGGTGTCTACTGATTTAAAATCTACCTATAAAACTGCAAATGGTAATGATCAATCATTCTTACAAGATTTTGCAATGTTTTTAACTACttatttatcaaatcatagatcattattagaaactGATGAATCCTTAAGAGATTTACTACTACAATCACATCAATTTTTGATTCAATTATctaaaattgaagaaagagaattatttaaaaccaCTTTAGATTATTGGAATAATTTAGTatctaatttattcttaGAAATTGAACAATTACCACAAAACCAAATGAATCCATTAATGCAATTATCTATGGGTGCTCAGCCACTGTCATCCAAAGGTGGTGCTCCAAATCCTGaattcttgaaaaaatttcctTTGAAAAAACACATTTATGATGGTGTTTGTTCACAATTAAGATGGgtcattattgaaaatatggTTAGACCAGAAGAAGTTTTAATTgtagaaaatgatgaagGTGAAATTGTTAGAGAATTTGTTAAAGAATCAGATACCattcaattatataaatcaGAAAGAGAAGTCTTGGTTTATTTAACTCATTTAGATGTCATAGATACTGAAGAAATtatgattaataaattatcaagaCAATTGGATGGTTCGGAATGGTCTTGGCATAATATCAATACCTTATGTTGGGCTATTGGTTCAATCTCAGGTACTATGGCTGAAGATACTGAAAAGAGATTTGTTGTCACTGTTATCAAGGATCTTTTAGCTTTAACTGATAAAAAGAGGGGCAAAGATAATAAGGCAGTGGTAGCTTCAAATATTATGTATGTGGTGGGTCAATATCCAAGATTTTTAAGAGCTCACTGGAATTTCTTAAAGACAGTtgttataaaattattcgAATTTATGCATGAAACTCATGAAGGTGTGCAAGACATGGCATGTGATACTTTCATCAAAATTGTCCAAAAATGTAAATACCATTTTGTCATTCAACAACAACGTGAATCTGAACCTTTTATTCAGGATATCATCAGAAATATCCAAGAAACAACAGCTGATTTACAACCTCAACAAGTGCATACATTCTACAGAGCTTGTGGTTTAATCGTAAGTGAAGAAAGGCAACAAGCAGAAAGAGATAGATTATTATCTGATTTGATGCAACTACCAAATATGGCTTGGGATGCAATTGTCCAAcaatcaaatgaaaatccagcattattattagatccAGAAACTGTGAAGATCATTGCTAATGTGATCAAAACAAATGTTGCTGTTTGTACTTCCATGGGGCCTGATTTTTACTCTCAATTAGGccatatttattataatatgtTAGGGTTATACACTGCAGTTTCTTCAATGATTTCTGATCAAGTATCAAAAGAAGGAATAATCGCAACAAAGACTCCAAAAGTTCGTGGTTTAAGAACCATCAAGAAagaaattctaaaattggTAGAAACTTACATTGCAAAGGCTAAAAATCTAGATGATGTTGTCAAAGTTTTAGTAGAACCATTATTAAATGCAGTTCTAGAAGATTATATGAACAATACACCGGATGCAAGAGATGCAGAAGTATTGAATTGTATGACTACTGTTGTTAATAAAGTTGGACCAATGATTCCTCAAGGTGTTATTTTAATCTTACAAAGTGTGTTTGATTGTACATTAAATATGATTAATAAGGATTTTACTGAATATCCTGAGCATCGTGttgaattttataaattattacgTGCTATTAACgaaaaatcatttaatgcTTTGTTACAATTGCCACCTGCAGCATTTAAGTTATTTGTGGACGCAATCTGTTGGGCATTTAAGCATATTAATAGAGATGTTGAAGTTAATGGTTTGCAAATTGCTATTGATTTGGTTGATAACATTGACAAGTTATCAGTTACAAGACCAGATTTTGCTAGTGGTTTCTAcgaaaattattttttcattttcattagtgAAACATTTTTCGTTTTAACTGATCCAGATCATAAGTCAGGTTTCTCAAAacaatcattattattaatgaaattaattgcattagttgaagaaaataaaatcactGTCCCATTATATAAGCAAGGGGATGCTCCACAAGGTACTTCGAATCAAGTTTACttgaatgaatttttaGGTAATATGCTAAGTAATGCCTTCCCACATCTAACAAGAGATCAATTAGTTAGTTTCTTATCTGTGCTAacaaaacaatttaaagattataATTCATTCAGAGCTACACTAAGAGACTTCTTTGttcaaattaaagaagTTGGTGGTGATCCTAcagattatttattcacAGAAGATAGAGAAAATGCTTTAcaagaaaagaataaattagataaagAAAGAGCCGCCAAGATTGGTGGTTTACTAAAACCTTCTGAAATGGATGACTAA
- the FRE8 gene encoding putative ferric-chelate reductase (similar to Saccharomyces cerevisiae FRE8 (YLR047C); ancestral locus Anc_5.117): protein MLNRTVIISFFHRWVETSIAEYLDVSTDKDSSYFSVTKMPSEKKKKILHNVYLSSIYSFLIASTLITMVLPFIYYLSLTKNYFKFIHYFNHHHIIGKKSLIHRDASMYHNKSLRLCVFWFLFALIANLYKAHFDLMIITKRAGRIAVALMPPLLFLTLRPSPLPKILYLCLLPMHKWISRIVVLQSLFHTIMYTWYMVSMGTFSVKIRKLANVYGVIAMVLFIVIAITSLQVVRRNNYRLFYYVHYISTWLTVVLLYFHARPGVPFFTGLNCTILSFQIFYRLYLTKTTKITTIPVSPTITIVEFPLTKLRKKPKLPAAHIRISIKHKNIFRRVISWIIPYQHPFTIASLPDDNIVRLIIRNGNFPLISNQDYYVTGVFDPELPFVENTNQNIIPQCSPLNNYNITVKRVLMCVGGSAISFALPLLRILNYNGVNVRLIWVSRDFRDLKLLNHFKNNCQGLEIYISGCSGDERDIEIGYEDILSTTISNTNSNSNSNSNSNSDEIEDEELDEVSPLAGVKPHAYYGNLSSNLTNNSSNLLHFCSNLKSITENTPLSLTNNNNTTNYHAFANCDECPAKEIDFTMDSCLVGGIDQEDEIDFTQTFSANSKNYKKNSNNQNLKKSSNHKTITPNKIILDKKFYSTPATPFRRKSVIEVPKYCPNIDKNSKPKKLTNTTVNSCLSSSSRTSADLEISPSTSVDSDRKIIIPSGIQVYFGRPTLTSEHYKWCMQQDCNTPRDGFCQLENDQHSHIETLQNIWVVAAGPRALIESTRRWASDGGLHFYSEDFAI, encoded by the coding sequence ATGTTGAATCGTACGGTTATAATTTCGTTCTTTCATCGTTGGGTAGAAACATCTATTGCGGAATATTTAGATGTTTCTACCGACAAAGATTCTTCTTACTTCTCTGTAACCAAGATGCCCTCtgagaagaagaaaaaaattctgCACAACGTATATCTATCTTCTATCTATTCTTTCCTTATAGCGAGTACGTTGATCACTATGGTTTTAccatttatatattatttgtcGTTAaccaagaattattttaaatttattcattatttcaatcatcatcatatcATTGGTAAAAAGTCGTTAATCCATAGAGATGCTTCCATGTATCATAACAAGTCATTACGGTTATGTGTCTTTTGGTTCCTATTTGCTCTAATAGCAAATTTGTATAAAGCACATTTTGATCTGATGATTATTACCAAGAGAGCTGGAAGAATCGCGGTGGCTCTCATGCCTCCCTTGTTGTTTTTAACGTTAAGACCTTCTCCTTTACCCaagatattatatttatgcTTGTTACCGATGCATAAATGGATCTCAAGGATCGTAGTCTTACAATCCTTATTCCATACAATCATGTATACCTGGTATATGGTTTCGATGGGGACCTTCAGTGTAAAAATTAGGAAACTAGCAAACGTTTATGGTGTTATTGCTATGGTACTTTTCATTGTGATTGCTATTACATCATTACAGGTAGTTAGAAGGAATAATTAtagattattttattatgttcattatatttctaCTTGGCTGACAGTGGTCTTGCTTTATTTCCATGCAAGACCAGGCGTTCCATTTTTTACTGGTTTGAATTGTACGATTCTatcatttcaaatattctatAGATTATATTTAACCAAAACCACCAAGATTACCACCATACCTGTATCACCAACTATCACTATAGTTGAATTCCCATTAACTAAATTAAGGAAAAAACCTAAATTGCCAGCTGCACATATCAGAATTTCCATTAaacataaaaatatatttaggAGAGTTATCTCATGGATTATTCCATATCAACATCCTTTCACTATTGCTTCTTTACCAGATGATAATATTGTTAGATTAATCATTAGAAATGGGAATTTCCCCTTGATTTCAAATCAAGACTACTATGTTACTGGTGTCTTTGACCCTGAATTGCCCTTTGTAGAAAACACAAACCAAAATATCATACCTCAATGTTCTCCTTTGAATAACTATAATATCACAGTCAAGAGAGTCTTGATGTGTGTAGGTGGTTCAGCAATTTCATTCGCTCTACCCTTGCTGagaattttgaattataatGGTGTTAATGTAAGATTAATTTGGGTATCAAGAGACTTTAGAGATTTGAAACTATTGAAccattttaaaaataattgtcAAGGTTTAGAAATTTATATTAGTGGATGTTCTGGTGACGAAAgagatattgaaattggttatgaagatattttatctactacaatttcaaatacaaattcaaattcaaactcaaactcaaattcaaattcagatgaaattgaagatgaagaattagatgaagTTTCACCCTTAGCTGGAGTAAAACCACATGCTTATTATGGCAATTTATCATCTAATCTAAccaataattcttcaaatttacTGCATTTTTGTTCAAATCTGAAAAGCATTACAGAAAATACACCGTTAtctttaacaaataataataatactacaaATTATCATGCCTTTGCTAATTGTGATGAATGCCCTGCAAAGGAAATAGATTTCACTATGGATAGTTGTTTAGTTGGTGGAATCGACcaagaagatgaaattgattttaCTCAAACTTTTTCTgctaattctaaaaattataaaaaaaattcaaataatcaaaatttgaaaaagtcATCAAATCATAAGACAATTACTCCTAATAAAATCATtcttgataaaaaattttattccaCTCCAGCGACACCATTTAGAAGAAAATCAGTCATCGAAGTACCAAAATATTGtccaaatattgataaGAATTCAAAACCGAAGAAATTGACAAACACGACCGTCAATTCATGTTTAAGTTCATCATCAAGAACTAGTGCAGACTTGGAAATATCACCTTCAACATCGGTAGACTCAGATcgtaaaattataataccCTCGGGGATCCAAGTATATTTTGGAAGGCCAACATTGACTAGTGAACATTATAAATGGTGCATGCAACAAGATTGTAATACTCCAAGAGATGGATTTTGCCAATTGGAAAATGACCAACATTCTCATATTGAAACATTACAAAACATTTGGGTCGTTGCTGCTGGCCCAAGAGCATTGATTGAAAGTACAAGAAGATGGGCAAGTGATGGTGGTTTACATTTTTATTCCGAAGATTTCGCTATTTAA
- the TBLA0B07510 gene encoding uncharacterized protein (similar to Saccharomyces cerevisiae YGR210C; ancestral locus Anc_5.121), whose product MPRDPLIGIVGKPSSGKSTTLNSLTDAAAAVGAFPFTTIEPNKATGYLQVDCACSRVGKEDLCKPNYGWCSNGKRHIPVMLLDVAGLVPGAHSGRGLGNKFLDDLRHADALIHVVDVSGTTDAEGKNTRGYDPLNDIVWLQDEIRLWIEGNLKKRWGSIVRRHTATKSSAVDTLQAQFGGYGSQATMIQKALARIEDLPPLEEWDDEWITKVVKSFMMEKFPTVLALNKMDHPDADKNVSKIMMKYPDTKAVLTSAITEVFLRKLKKQGFIHYEEGTEFVDTFEDDPENLKELDEKLLNRIENIRDLVLYRFGSTGVLQVLQAATDVLGLIPVYTVKNIQTFTGGNGTNVFRDCFLVKKGTPVGKVSRYIMGGEVTIAAIETVGGIRVSEEAVVEPGKNDILSFKIAPRSTA is encoded by the coding sequence atgcCTAGAGATCCATTAATTGGTATTGTGGGAAAGCCATCTTCTGGTAAATCTACTACTTTGAATTCCTTAACAGATGCTGCTGCTGCAGTTGGTGCATTTCCGTTCACTACTATCGAACCTAATAAAGCTACTGGTTATCTCCAGGTAGATTGTGCTTGTTCTAGAGTGGGTAAAGAGGATCTATGTAAACCAAACTATGGTTGGTGCTCCAATGGTAAGAGACACATTCCTGTTATGTTATTGGATGTTGCAGGTTTAGTTCCAGGTGCCCATTCAGGTAGAGGTTTGggtaataaattcttaGATGATCTGAGACATGCAGATGCTTTGATTCATGTTGTAGATGTAAGTGGTACGACAGATGCAGAAGGTAAAAATACAAGAGGTTATGATCCTTTAAACGATATTGTTTGGTTGCAAGATGAAATTAGACTTTGGATCGAAGGTAATCTTAAGAAAAGATGGGGTTCTATTGTGCGTAGACATACTGCTACTAAATCTTCTGCGGTCGACACTTTACAAGCTCAATTCGGTGGTTATGGTTCTCAAGCTACAATGATTCAGAAAGCTTTAGCAAGAATTGAAGATTTACCACCTTTGGAAGAATGGGATGATGAGTGGATTACAAAAGTTGTCAAATCATTCATGATGGAGAAATTCCCAACGGTTCTAGCATTGAATAAAATGGATCATCCCGATGCTGATAAGAATGTTTCTAAAATTATGATGAAATATCCAGATACAAAAGCTGTATTAACAAGTGCAATTACAGAAGTgtttttaagaaaattgaaaaagcaAGGTTTTATTCATTATGAAGAAGGTACAGAATTTGTTGATACTTTTGAAGATGATCCAgagaatttaaaagaattagatgaaaaactattaaatagaatagaaaatattagagATTTGGTACTTTATCGTTTCGGCTCGACAGGTGTTCTTCAAGTATTACAAGCAGCAACAGATGTTTTGGGTCTGATACCAGTCTACAcagttaaaaatattcaaacaTTTACTGGTGGTAACGGTACTAATGTATTTAGAGATTGTTTCTTAGTTAAGAAGGGTACTCCAGTAGGTAAGGTTAGTAGATATATAATGGGTGGTGAAGTTACTATAGCTGCTATTGAGACTGTTGGAGGTATAAGAGTTAGTGAGGAAGCTGTTGTTGAACCTGGTAAAAACGATATATTAAGTTTTAAAATAGCTCCAAGAAGTACGGCTTAG
- the TBLA0B07520 gene encoding alpha-keto acid decarboxylase family protein (similar to Saccharomyces cerevisiae PDC1 (YLR044C); ancestral locus Anc_5.122): protein MAEITLGKYLFERLNQVKVQTIFGLPGDFNLSLLDKIYEVPGMRWAGNANELNAAYAADGYARIKGMACLITTFGVGELSALNGIAGSYAEHVGVLHVVGVPSLSSQAKQLLLHHTLGNGDFTVFHRMSAEISETTAMITDIATAPAEIDRCIRTTYVKQRTVYLGLPANLVDLTVPASLLETPIDLSLKPNDAEAENEVIETVLELVREAKNPIIIADACCSRHDVKSETEELINATQFPSFTTPMGKGSINERHPRFGGVYVGTLSRPEVKAAVESADLVLSVGALLSDFNTGSFSYAYKTKNIVEFHSDHIKVKNATFPGVQMKFVLQKLVSKIGAAIKGYKPVAVPAGIPANKEVPANTPLKQEWLWNQLGNFLQEGDIVLTETGTSAFGINQTTFPKDTYGISQVLWGSIGFTGGCVLGAAFAAEEINPNKRTILFIGDGSLQLTVQEISTLIRWNLKPYLFVLNNNGYTIEKLIHGPTAQYNEIQGWNHLQILPTFGAKDYEALRVATTGEWIKLTTDKAFQKNSKIRMIEIMLPVMDAPSNLVAQAKLTAATNAKQ from the coding sequence ATGGCTGAAATTACTTTaggtaaatatttattcgAAAGATTGAACCAAGTTAAAGTCCAAACCATCTTTGGTTTACCAGGTGACTTCAACttatctttattagatAAGATTTACGAAGTCCCAGGTATGAGATGGGCTGGTAACGCTAACGAGTTGAACGCTGCCTACGCTGCCGATGGTTACGCAAGAATCAAGGGTATGGCCTGTTTGATCACCACTTTCGGTGTTGGTGAATTATCTGCTTTGAACGGTATTGCTGGTTCTTACGCTGAACACGTCGGTGTCTTACACGTTGTTGGTGTCCCATCCTTATCCTCTCAAGCTAAACAATTATTGTTACATCACACTTTAGGTAACGGTGATTTCACTGTTTTCCACAGAATGTCCGCTGAAATTTCTGAAACTACTGCTATGATCACTGACATTGCCACTGCCCCAGCTGAAATTGATAGATGTATTAGAACCACCTACGTTAAGCAAAGAACTGTTTACTTAGGTTTACCAGCTAACTTGGTTGACTTAACTGTCCCAGCTTCCTTATTGGAAACCCCAATTGACTTATCTTTGAAACCAAATGATGCTGAAGCTGAAAACGAAGTTATTGAAACTGTTTTGGAATTAGTCAGAGAAGCTAAGAACCCAATCATCATTGCTGATGCTTGTTGTTCTAGACACGATGTCAAGAGTGAAACTGAAGAATTGATCAACGCTACTCAATTCCCATCTTTCACCACCCCAATGGGTAAAGGTTCCATCAACGAAAGACACCCAAGATTTGGTGGTGTTTACGTCGGTACCTTATCTAGACCAGAAGTTAAGGCTGCTGTTGAATCTGCCGATTTAGTCTTATCTGTCGGTGCTTTATTGTCTGATTTCAACACTGGTTCTTTCTCTTACGCTTACAAGACCAAGAACATTGTTGAATTCCATTCTGACCACATCAAGGTTAAGAACGCTACTTTCCCAGGTgttcaaatgaaatttgTCTTACAAAAATTAGTTTCTAAGATTGGTGCTGCCATCAAGGGTTACAAACCAGTTGCTGTCCCAGCTGGTATCCCAGCCAACAAAGAAGTTCCAGCCAACACTCCATTGAAACAAGAATGGTTATGGAACCAATTAGGTAACTTCTTACAAGAAGGTGATATTGTCTTAACTGAAACCGGTACCTCTGCTTTCGGTATTAACCAAACCACTTTCCCAAAGGATACCTACGGTATCTCTCAAGTCTTATGGGGTTCAATTGGTTTTACTGGTGGTTGTGTTTTAGGTGCTGCTTTCGCTGCTGAAGAAATCAACCCAAATAAGAGAACTATCTTATTCATTGGTGATGGTTCTTTACAATTAACTGTTCAAGAAATCTCCACTTTGATCAGATGGAACTTGAAACCATACTTATTCGTCTTGAACAACAACGGTTACACCATTGAAAAGTTGATTCACGGCCCAACCGCTCAATACAATGAAATCCAAGGCTGGAACCACTTACAAATCTTACCAACCTTCGGTGCTAAAGATTACGAAGCCTTAAGAGTTGCTACTACCGGTGAATGGATCAAGTTGACCACTGACAAGGCTTTCCAAAAGAACTCCAAGATTAGAATGATCGAAATCATGTTACCAGTTATGGACGCCCCATCTAACTTGGTTGCTCAAGCAAAGTTAACTGCTGCTACTAACGCTAAACAATAG